A section of the Paenibacillus yonginensis genome encodes:
- a CDS encoding extracellular solute-binding protein: MGMKIKSKKMTMLMMASIMALSLSLSACGNSSNNASKTESANNANKESTAPSSSATTVSADEPGWKSDTSPIKFDWYLNFSWFPNKWGVDPTSQYVTKKTGVDINFIVPAGNENEKLNTLIASGKLPDFITLGWYEDGVKKMIEGGLVEPLNKLAEEYDPYFFKVADPDKLGWYTQADGNVYGYPNSSSSPKDYEKYGDTYVSNQTFVVRKDIYEAIGSPDMRTPEGFLAALKKAQEMFPQVDGQPLIPLGLHEFTDSGNDSLEGYIQNFLAIPREKDGKLYNRETDPEYIRWLKTLRQANQEGLLAKDIFIDKRPQMEEKIAQGRYFAMLYQRTDFATQEGTLYQQDPNKIYIAVDGPANTKLDPPTLNGPSISGWTVTLISKDVKDKARAIKFLTYLMSEEGQKDLYLGEKGVSYDTIDGKDQFKPEVFDLMNKDRAAFDKQYGSSFTFWMMQDTNITQQWTPASVEPFKQLEDWTRGKTKSVSEFDLLDPLANSEEGIILSKIKDLRGKTLPKLLMTPSDADFDKMWNDYIKKQESFGLDKVIAFQQTKYEENKKKLGIQ, from the coding sequence ATGGGCATGAAAATCAAGTCCAAAAAAATGACGATGCTGATGATGGCATCCATCATGGCATTGTCTCTGTCTTTGTCTGCATGCGGGAACAGCAGCAACAATGCATCCAAAACAGAAAGCGCTAACAACGCCAATAAGGAATCAACGGCGCCGTCCAGTTCAGCAACGACAGTTTCGGCGGATGAACCGGGCTGGAAGTCCGATACCTCCCCCATCAAGTTTGACTGGTATCTGAACTTCTCCTGGTTCCCGAATAAATGGGGTGTTGACCCGACGTCACAATATGTGACCAAAAAGACTGGCGTGGACATTAACTTTATCGTCCCTGCCGGCAATGAGAACGAGAAGCTGAACACGCTGATCGCTTCCGGCAAGCTGCCTGACTTCATCACTCTCGGCTGGTATGAAGACGGCGTGAAGAAGATGATCGAAGGCGGGCTTGTTGAGCCGCTGAACAAATTGGCAGAGGAATACGATCCTTATTTCTTCAAAGTGGCTGACCCGGATAAGCTGGGCTGGTATACACAGGCTGATGGCAATGTTTATGGCTATCCGAACTCTTCTTCGTCTCCTAAAGACTATGAGAAATACGGCGATACTTATGTATCCAACCAGACCTTTGTAGTCCGTAAGGATATCTATGAAGCGATCGGCAGCCCGGACATGCGGACGCCTGAAGGTTTCCTTGCAGCGCTGAAGAAAGCGCAGGAAATGTTCCCTCAGGTCGATGGTCAACCGCTCATTCCGCTCGGTCTGCATGAATTCACGGATTCCGGCAACGACTCTCTGGAAGGCTACATTCAGAATTTCCTGGCTATTCCAAGAGAGAAAGACGGCAAGCTGTACAACCGCGAAACGGATCCGGAATATATCCGCTGGCTGAAGACCCTGCGTCAAGCGAACCAGGAGGGATTGCTGGCGAAGGATATCTTCATCGACAAACGTCCGCAGATGGAAGAGAAAATCGCCCAAGGCCGTTACTTCGCCATGCTGTACCAGCGTACAGACTTTGCAACGCAAGAGGGCACTTTGTATCAGCAGGATCCTAACAAAATTTATATCGCTGTAGACGGACCAGCCAATACAAAGCTGGACCCGCCGACACTGAACGGCCCGTCAATCTCCGGATGGACCGTAACCCTGATCTCCAAGGATGTTAAGGACAAAGCCCGGGCGATCAAGTTCCTGACTTACCTGATGAGTGAAGAAGGCCAGAAAGACCTTTATCTTGGCGAAAAAGGCGTCAGCTATGATACAATTGACGGCAAGGACCAATTCAAGCCGGAAGTGTTTGATCTGATGAACAAAGACCGCGCTGCATTTGATAAGCAATACGGTTCTTCCTTCACATTCTGGATGATGCAGGATACCAATATTACGCAGCAATGGACACCGGCATCGGTTGAGCCATTCAAGCAATTGGAAGATTGGACCCGCGGCAAGACGAAAAGTGTCTCCGAATTCGATTTGCTGGATCCTCTAGCCAACTCGGAGGAAGGGATTATTCTTAGCAAGATCAAAGACCTGCGCGGCAAGACGCTGCCTAAGCTGCTGATGACTCCGTCTGATGCCGATTTCGATAAGATGTGGAATGATTATATCAAGAAGCAGGAAAGTTTCGGTCTTGATAAAGTTATAGCCTTCCAACAAACGAAATACGAAGAGAATAAGAAGAAACTCGGCATTCAATAA
- a CDS encoding carbohydrate ABC transporter permease, with product MFLTSRRTKGEFVFDLLNNILMVLICFATLYPIWYVLINSFNDGKDAMLGGIYWWPRIFSIENYKAVFNNAGILTAMWLTVAKTLVGVFAHVFFTAMVAYAFSRRDLIGGKLYILLGTITMIFSGGLIPTYLLIRDLHLLDNFLVYIIPVLFSFFDLIIFMTFFRDIPDGLEEAGRIDGANDWTIFLKIVLPVSMPVLATIALFHGVYQWNDYFTGIIYINNESLQPIQTFLYRVVAQSSSNIMTTALQGNAVTKSVTSQSVKLATMVVTTLPIVFAYPFLQRYFVKGMMIGSIKG from the coding sequence ATGTTTTTAACAAGCCGCAGAACAAAAGGCGAATTCGTCTTCGACCTTTTAAACAATATCTTGATGGTGCTGATTTGTTTCGCTACCTTGTATCCGATCTGGTATGTGCTGATCAATTCTTTTAACGACGGGAAAGACGCCATGCTGGGAGGCATCTACTGGTGGCCGAGGATATTCAGTATTGAGAACTATAAGGCTGTATTCAATAATGCCGGAATCTTGACCGCCATGTGGCTGACGGTTGCCAAAACCCTGGTTGGGGTCTTTGCCCACGTGTTTTTCACGGCGATGGTAGCCTACGCCTTCTCGCGCAGGGATTTGATTGGAGGAAAGCTTTATATTCTGCTCGGGACGATCACGATGATTTTCTCCGGGGGGCTGATTCCGACCTATCTGCTGATCCGCGATCTGCATTTGCTTGATAACTTCCTGGTTTATATTATTCCCGTCTTGTTCAGCTTCTTTGACCTTATCATTTTTATGACCTTCTTCCGGGATATTCCCGACGGTCTTGAAGAAGCGGGCCGGATTGATGGGGCTAACGACTGGACGATTTTTCTAAAAATAGTGCTCCCGGTCTCCATGCCGGTTCTTGCCACAATAGCTCTGTTTCACGGCGTGTACCAATGGAATGATTATTTCACCGGGATTATCTATATCAATAATGAGTCCCTGCAGCCCATTCAGACCTTCCTGTACCGGGTCGTGGCGCAGTCCAGCTCCAATATTATGACGACTGCCCTGCAAGGAAATGCCGTGACCAAATCGGTAACCTCGCAGTCGGTCAAACTGGCTACAATGGTTGTCACTACGCTTCCGATTGTATTTGCTTACCCGTTCCTGCAGCGATATTTCGTCAAAGGAATGATGATTGGTTCCATCAAGGGCTGA
- a CDS encoding ABC transporter permease: MDVQQSAQPAAVIQTETPPNMRRKWLKKLISQRYLQVMALLGIAWMIIFNYIPMYGVIIAFKDYDIIGTISSAPWVGLEHFKEFLTDDNFSYVMKNTLGISLLKLLTFPLPIIFALFLNEVRSLRFKKAIQTISYLPHFLSWVVLGGILATWLADTGFINDVFMALHLIDQPISFLAEPNYFWTIVITSDVWKELGWSAIIYLAAITSISPEMYEAATIDGAGRFQKMWYVTLPALKPTISILFILAVSGVMNSNFDQILVLHNSLNDSASNVIDYYVYNMGISQSRFSYSAAIGLFKSVIALVLLLIANQVSKKLNDTSLF, from the coding sequence ATGGATGTACAACAGTCTGCACAGCCCGCAGCCGTAATACAAACCGAAACACCGCCGAACATGAGGCGAAAATGGCTGAAGAAACTTATTTCACAGAGATATCTTCAAGTAATGGCGCTTCTCGGCATAGCATGGATGATTATTTTCAACTACATTCCGATGTATGGGGTCATCATTGCTTTTAAGGATTATGACATTATAGGCACGATCTCGAGCGCTCCTTGGGTAGGACTCGAGCATTTTAAGGAATTTTTAACGGATGATAATTTCTCTTATGTTATGAAGAACACCTTAGGGATCAGCCTGCTTAAGCTGCTGACGTTCCCGCTGCCGATCATTTTTGCCCTGTTCCTGAACGAGGTGCGTTCGCTGCGGTTCAAGAAAGCGATTCAGACGATTTCCTACCTGCCGCATTTCCTGTCCTGGGTTGTGCTTGGCGGAATTCTGGCTACCTGGCTCGCTGATACAGGATTTATCAATGATGTTTTTATGGCGCTGCACTTGATTGATCAGCCGATTTCCTTTCTGGCAGAGCCTAATTATTTCTGGACCATTGTCATCACTTCGGATGTATGGAAGGAGCTGGGCTGGTCGGCTATCATTTATCTGGCTGCTATCACCAGCATCTCCCCTGAAATGTATGAAGCCGCCACGATTGACGGCGCTGGTCGGTTCCAGAAGATGTGGTATGTAACGCTTCCGGCTCTCAAGCCGACGATCAGCATCCTGTTTATTCTGGCTGTAAGCGGTGTGATGAACTCCAACTTCGACCAGATATTGGTGCTGCATAACTCATTGAATGACAGTGCCAGTAACGTAATCGATTATTATGTTTACAACATGGGGATTTCCCAAAGCCGATTCTCGTATTCGGCGGCTATCGGATTGTTCAAATCCGTTATTGCCCTCGTGCTGCTGCTGATTGCGAACCAAGTATCCAAAAAACTCAACGACACTTCGTTGTTTTAG
- a CDS encoding MetQ/NlpA family ABC transporter substrate-binding protein, with translation MRKMTLALLTLVMVAVLAACGSNNTNNASSGSDESAAPQNSTAASAEPVKLVVGATAVPHAEILEHIKPALAAEGIDLEIKEFTDYVLPNKELADKTLDANYFQHQPYLDDQNKQLGTDLVGVVGVHVEPFGAYSHKYKTVDEIPDGATVAIPNDATNGGRALLLLAKNGLITLKDDAGIEATKKDIVSNPKNLKFKEMDAAMLPRTLDEVDLSLINTNYALEAGLVPTKDALFIEDKDSPYTNLLVARPDNKDSDAIQKLAQALTSDDVKKFIEDKYQGAVVPAF, from the coding sequence ATGAGAAAAATGACTTTGGCTTTACTTACGCTGGTAATGGTGGCCGTCCTTGCCGCCTGCGGCAGCAACAACACCAACAATGCTTCTTCCGGTTCGGACGAATCGGCTGCTCCCCAAAATTCTACGGCAGCTTCTGCTGAGCCTGTGAAGCTGGTTGTAGGCGCAACTGCCGTACCGCATGCCGAAATTCTGGAGCATATCAAACCAGCTTTGGCGGCTGAAGGCATTGACCTTGAGATCAAGGAATTTACGGACTATGTGCTGCCAAACAAAGAGCTGGCCGACAAAACGCTGGACGCCAACTACTTCCAGCACCAGCCTTACCTGGATGACCAGAACAAACAGCTCGGCACCGATCTGGTCGGCGTTGTAGGTGTTCATGTGGAGCCGTTTGGCGCTTATTCCCACAAATATAAAACGGTAGATGAAATCCCTGACGGCGCAACCGTAGCGATTCCGAACGATGCTACCAACGGCGGACGCGCTCTGCTACTGCTGGCCAAAAACGGTTTGATCACGCTTAAGGATGACGCCGGGATTGAAGCAACCAAAAAAGACATTGTCTCAAACCCTAAAAATTTGAAATTCAAAGAGATGGACGCTGCTATGCTGCCTCGTACGCTGGATGAAGTGGATCTGTCCCTGATCAACACGAACTATGCACTGGAAGCAGGTCTTGTTCCAACCAAAGACGCTTTGTTTATTGAAGACAAAGATTCTCCTTACACCAACCTGCTGGTAGCCCGTCCGGACAACAAAGACTCCGACGCGATCCAGAAGCTGGCTCAAGCGCTCACTTCCGACGATGTGAAGAAGTTTATCGAAGATAAATACCAAGGTGCGGTTGTACCGGCGTTTTAA
- a CDS encoding methionine ABC transporter permease: protein MWGLDFSQIDWDEMKQASYDTLAMMGYSLLFTIVIGLPLGILLYMTARSNNRVINSIYTVISFIVNILRSVPFVILLISLLPLTKLIVGTTLGVTGTIPPLVIGAAPFFARLVETSLREVDRGVIEAAYAMGASTGQVVRRVLLPESLPGLIAGTTITAVTLVSYTAMSGMVGGGGLGDLAIRFGYYRYEKEVMIIAVLFMIVLVQILQMAGDRLVRHFTRK from the coding sequence ATGTGGGGATTGGACTTTTCGCAAATCGACTGGGATGAAATGAAGCAGGCTTCTTACGATACACTTGCGATGATGGGCTATTCGCTCCTTTTCACGATCGTGATTGGCCTGCCGCTCGGCATCCTTCTGTATATGACGGCACGTTCGAATAACCGGGTAATCAACTCGATATACACCGTAATTTCCTTTATCGTCAATATTTTAAGATCCGTTCCGTTCGTCATTCTGCTGATCTCCTTGCTGCCCTTAACAAAGCTGATCGTAGGAACGACGCTTGGCGTAACGGGAACGATTCCGCCACTGGTGATCGGCGCCGCGCCTTTTTTCGCCAGACTGGTAGAGACCAGCCTGCGCGAGGTGGACCGCGGCGTCATTGAAGCCGCTTATGCGATGGGCGCCTCTACCGGGCAGGTCGTGCGGCGGGTGCTGCTGCCGGAGTCGCTTCCGGGGCTGATTGCCGGGACTACGATCACGGCGGTCACGCTGGTGTCCTACACCGCGATGTCGGGTATGGTGGGCGGAGGCGGCCTGGGCGACCTGGCAATCCGCTTCGGTTATTACCGGTATGAGAAGGAAGTCATGATCATTGCCGTGCTGTTTATGATCGTGCTTGTGCAAATTCTGCAGATGGCCGGTGACCGGCTGGTACGTCATTTTACAAGGAAATAA
- a CDS encoding methionine ABC transporter ATP-binding protein, whose product MIELKNLTKVYGSKSRATTALSGLNLTVDKGEIFGVIGHSGAGKSTLIRCINLLERPTGGEVWVGGRNLTSLGKRELQLERRRIGMIFQHFNLLSSATVYDNIAFPLRLAGTDRTKLKSKVEELLSLVGLEAHSGKYPSQLSGGQKQRVGIARALASDPDVLLCDEATSALDPQTTDSILKLLLDINRKLGLTILLITHEMHVIQSICDRVAVIHEGGIVEQGPVAEVFLKPKHEVTKEFISRDVAGGDAPEVRIAGAAASSGRQAAETAALPYTGGAVFRITCLGENTYGTALSEVVLSTGVHFAILQGTVSTIKEVPYSQLTVSFTGAKEAVELAVAKLRERDFDVEVLG is encoded by the coding sequence ATGATCGAATTAAAAAATCTGACCAAGGTTTACGGCTCCAAGTCCAGAGCGACCACCGCGTTGTCCGGCTTGAACCTGACCGTGGACAAAGGCGAAATTTTCGGCGTGATCGGCCATTCCGGCGCAGGCAAAAGCACGCTGATCCGCTGCATCAATCTGCTGGAGCGTCCTACGGGCGGCGAAGTCTGGGTCGGGGGGCGCAACCTTACGTCACTGGGAAAAAGAGAGCTGCAGCTGGAACGCCGCCGCATCGGCATGATTTTTCAGCACTTTAACCTGCTGTCTTCGGCTACCGTGTATGACAACATTGCGTTCCCGCTTCGTCTGGCGGGCACAGACCGGACGAAATTGAAAAGCAAGGTGGAGGAGCTGCTGAGTCTGGTCGGCCTTGAGGCGCACAGCGGCAAATACCCTTCCCAGCTGTCGGGCGGTCAGAAGCAAAGGGTCGGCATCGCCCGGGCGCTGGCAAGCGATCCGGACGTGCTGCTGTGCGACGAGGCCACTTCGGCGCTCGATCCGCAGACAACGGATTCGATCTTGAAGCTGCTGCTTGATATTAACCGCAAGCTGGGGCTGACGATCCTGCTGATCACGCATGAAATGCATGTCATTCAAAGCATCTGTGACCGGGTAGCCGTCATTCATGAAGGCGGGATCGTGGAGCAGGGACCGGTGGCCGAGGTATTCCTGAAGCCGAAACATGAGGTCACCAAGGAGTTTATCAGCCGGGATGTAGCCGGCGGAGATGCGCCTGAAGTGCGGATAGCCGGGGCTGCGGCTTCATCCGGTCGGCAGGCGGCCGAGACAGCCGCACTCCCGTATACAGGCGGAGCTGTCTTCCGGATTACCTGCCTGGGCGAGAACACCTACGGCACCGCTTTATCCGAGGTAGTGCTCAGCACCGGCGTTCATTTTGCCATCCTGCAGGGCACGGTTTCCACGATTAAGGAGGTCCCGTACAGCCAGCTGACGGTGAGCTTTACAGGAGCCAAAGAAGCTGTAGAGCTGGCGGTCGCCAAGCTGCGGGAGCGGGATTTTGATGTGGAGGTGCTGGGTTAA